One part of the Longimicrobiales bacterium genome encodes these proteins:
- the mqnC gene encoding cyclic dehypoxanthinyl futalosine synthase translates to MVSPNGSGDAEQRRPGIRLVDSGGVVATGERVIPDEQRRLPILQTVSPRRREPSAAGSLGSQRQAPAPDYVPAPVHARPHGAEIAEWLEVKQTTSLLELGARADAVRQQKHPEGVVSYIVDRNINYSNVCVTDCRFCAFYRRPKDDEAYVLSYEEIGAKIDETKALGGVQILMQGGHNPYLPLDWYTGLLRYIKEHHPIHVHGFSASEIEMISKVSKLPVDEVLLQLRQAGLDSMPGAGAEILVDAVRDFIAPKKIDSSRWIEIHEAAHEVGLLTTATMMYGVGEAWEDRLEHMLKLRAAQERSLKRGAGRFTAFITWSFQPSHTEMESWDLELGTGMDYLVTTALGRLVLDNFDNVQVSYVTQGPKMAQVALRFGANDFGSLMIEENVVSATGIDFIMPETEIVRLIEDAGFTPRRRYQDYTLANQGDTGCPCCAQRATVAVEG, encoded by the coding sequence ATGGTGAGCCCGAACGGGTCGGGCGACGCCGAACAGCGGCGTCCGGGCATCCGCCTCGTCGACAGTGGCGGTGTCGTTGCGACCGGTGAGCGCGTGATTCCGGACGAGCAGCGGCGCCTCCCGATCCTGCAGACAGTATCGCCGCGCCGGCGCGAGCCGAGTGCGGCCGGCTCGCTGGGCTCGCAGCGGCAGGCACCGGCTCCGGACTACGTGCCGGCACCCGTGCACGCGCGGCCGCACGGCGCCGAGATCGCCGAGTGGCTCGAGGTGAAGCAGACGACGTCGCTGCTCGAGCTGGGCGCACGCGCCGATGCAGTCCGGCAGCAGAAGCACCCCGAAGGCGTCGTCAGCTACATCGTCGATCGCAACATCAACTACTCGAACGTGTGCGTGACCGACTGCCGGTTCTGCGCGTTCTACCGCCGCCCCAAGGACGACGAGGCGTACGTCCTCTCGTACGAGGAGATCGGCGCCAAGATCGACGAGACGAAGGCGCTCGGTGGTGTGCAGATCCTGATGCAGGGTGGTCACAACCCGTACCTGCCGCTCGACTGGTACACCGGGCTGCTGCGCTACATCAAGGAGCACCATCCGATCCACGTGCACGGCTTCAGTGCATCGGAGATCGAGATGATCTCCAAGGTGTCGAAGCTGCCCGTCGATGAAGTGCTGCTGCAGCTCAGGCAGGCCGGGCTCGACTCGATGCCGGGCGCGGGCGCGGAGATCCTGGTCGATGCGGTGCGCGATTTCATTGCGCCGAAGAAGATCGACTCGAGCCGGTGGATCGAGATCCACGAGGCGGCGCACGAGGTCGGACTGCTGACCACGGCCACGATGATGTACGGTGTCGGGGAAGCGTGGGAGGACAGGCTGGAGCACATGCTCAAGCTGCGGGCAGCGCAGGAGCGCAGCCTGAAGCGCGGCGCCGGTCGGTTCACCGCGTTCATCACGTGGTCGTTCCAGCCGTCACACACGGAGATGGAGAGCTGGGATCTCGAGCTCGGCACCGGGATGGACTACCTCGTAACGACCGCACTGGGCCGGCTCGTGCTGGACAACTTCGACAACGTGCAGGTCTCGTACGTGACGCAGGGGCCGAAGATGGCGCAGGTCGCGCTGCGCTTCGGCGCAAACGATTTCGGCTCACTCATGATCGAGGAGAACGTGGTGAGCGCGACCGGCATCGACTTCATCATGCCGGAAACGGAGATCGTGCGGCTGATCGAGGACGCGGGCTTCACGCCGCGTCGACGCTACCAGGATTACACACTCGCAAACCAGGGCGACACGGGGTGCCCGTGCTGCGCGCAGCGCGCGACCGTGGCGGTGGAGGGTTGA
- a CDS encoding CTP synthase has product MSDKNPTKYIFITGGVVSSLGKGIAAASIGRLLVERGLRVTIQKFDPYINVDPGTLSPFQHGEVFVTDDGAETDLDLGHYERFIDTSLTQSNNITTGRIYQDVITKERRGEYLGATVQVIPHITDEIKAAIRRMGPNHDVVITEIGGTVGDIESLPFLEAIRQFRQDVGREHTLFVHLTLIPFIAAAGELKTKPTQHSVRELMEIGIQPDVLVCRTDRELGEDLKRKIALFTNVDIDGVVEACDAETIYEVPLHYRKQKLDEYICRKLGLETEDPDLEEWKQIVERIKRPANGAVRIAVVGKYTQLVDSYKSVQEALVHGGIANDVEVDIHWLSSEDFERDAGARAAEILTAYHGLLIPGGFGVRGVEGMLEAVRWARTNGLPFFGICLGLQCAVIEYARNVAGLAESHSSEFSKDASQLVVCLMDNQRQVTDMGGTMRLGAYPARLREGSRAHQAYGALEISERHRHRYEVNNAYRDVLAEHGMRFSGLSPDGHLVEILEVPEHPWFIGVQFHPELKSRPMRAHPLFASFIHAAMQRRGAANGKVEQAAKQPEVVRA; this is encoded by the coding sequence ATGAGCGACAAGAATCCTACGAAGTACATCTTCATCACGGGCGGGGTCGTTTCCTCGCTGGGCAAGGGCATCGCCGCGGCGTCGATCGGACGACTGCTGGTGGAGCGCGGGCTGCGCGTGACGATCCAGAAGTTCGACCCGTACATCAACGTCGATCCGGGCACGCTGTCGCCGTTCCAGCACGGTGAGGTGTTCGTGACGGACGATGGCGCGGAGACGGACCTGGACCTGGGCCACTACGAGAGGTTCATCGACACGTCTCTCACGCAGTCGAACAACATCACGACGGGGCGGATCTACCAGGACGTGATCACCAAGGAGCGGCGCGGCGAGTATCTCGGCGCGACGGTGCAGGTGATCCCGCACATCACGGACGAGATCAAGGCGGCGATCCGGCGGATGGGTCCGAACCACGACGTCGTGATCACGGAGATCGGCGGCACGGTCGGCGACATCGAGTCGCTGCCGTTCCTGGAGGCGATCCGCCAGTTCCGCCAGGACGTGGGTCGCGAGCACACGCTCTTCGTGCACCTGACTCTGATTCCGTTCATTGCCGCTGCGGGCGAGCTGAAGACGAAGCCGACGCAGCACTCCGTGCGGGAGCTGATGGAGATCGGAATCCAGCCGGACGTGCTGGTCTGCCGCACGGACCGCGAGCTGGGCGAGGATCTGAAGCGGAAGATCGCGCTGTTCACGAACGTGGACATCGACGGCGTGGTCGAGGCGTGCGATGCGGAAACCATCTACGAGGTGCCGCTGCACTACCGGAAGCAGAAGCTGGACGAGTACATCTGCCGCAAGCTGGGCCTGGAGACGGAGGATCCTGACCTGGAGGAGTGGAAGCAGATCGTCGAGCGCATCAAGCGGCCGGCGAACGGCGCGGTGCGCATCGCGGTGGTCGGCAAGTACACGCAGCTGGTCGATTCGTACAAGTCCGTGCAGGAGGCACTCGTCCACGGCGGCATCGCGAACGACGTCGAGGTCGACATCCACTGGCTCTCGAGCGAGGACTTCGAGAGGGACGCCGGCGCGCGTGCGGCCGAGATCCTGACGGCGTATCACGGACTGCTGATCCCGGGTGGCTTCGGGGTGCGCGGCGTGGAGGGCATGCTCGAGGCGGTCCGCTGGGCGCGCACCAACGGGCTCCCGTTCTTCGGCATCTGCCTCGGCCTGCAGTGCGCCGTGATCGAGTACGCGCGCAATGTTGCCGGCCTGGCGGAGTCGCACTCCAGCGAGTTCAGCAAGGACGCATCGCAGCTGGTGGTCTGCCTGATGGACAACCAGCGGCAGGTCACGGACATGGGCGGCACGATGCGACTGGGCGCGTACCCGGCGCGGCTGCGCGAAGGCTCGCGCGCGCACCAGGCGTACGGCGCACTCGAGATCAGTGAGCGGCACCGTCACCGGTACGAGGTCAACAACGCGTACCGCGACGTGCTTGCGGAGCACGGCATGCGCTTCAGCGGCCTTTCGCCGGACGGTCACCTGGTCGAGATCCTCGAGGTGCCGGAGCACCCGTGGTTCATCGGCGTTCAGTTCCACCCCGAGCTGAAGTCGCGGCCGATGCGCGCGCATCCGCTGTTCGCCTCGTTCATTCATGCGGCGATGCAGCGGCGCGGTGCGGCCAACGGCAAGGTCGAGCAGGCCGCCAAGCAGCCGGAGGTGGTGCGCGCATGA
- the kdsB gene encoding 3-deoxy-manno-octulosonate cytidylyltransferase codes for MSGGRVLGVIPARLGSERLPRKPLHLLAGRPLIEWVWRRVSAMDVLDACVVATDSEEVAAACRTVGADVVLTAASHPSGTDRVAEVAARPEYTDVRVVVNVQGDEPFVAASHVAAAVALVDAGWPVGTVAAPLRETRAYRDSAVVKVVRRPDGAALYFSRSAVPHVRGREPTDDELASARFLRHIGLYAYSPDALRRWVDLEPSGLEELERLEQLRPLEAGIAIGVAVVDGAEGGVDTPEDARVAEERLLRMEPETPTVR; via the coding sequence GTGAGCGGAGGACGTGTGCTCGGCGTCATTCCGGCCAGGCTGGGCTCGGAGCGGCTGCCGCGAAAGCCGCTGCACCTGCTGGCCGGGCGCCCGCTGATCGAGTGGGTGTGGCGCCGTGTCTCCGCGATGGACGTGCTGGACGCCTGCGTGGTCGCGACGGACTCGGAGGAAGTGGCTGCGGCGTGTCGAACGGTGGGCGCGGACGTCGTCCTGACGGCGGCGTCGCATCCCTCCGGTACCGACCGTGTGGCCGAAGTTGCGGCGCGGCCCGAATACACGGATGTTCGCGTCGTCGTGAATGTGCAGGGGGACGAGCCGTTCGTGGCAGCGTCCCACGTGGCGGCTGCGGTCGCGCTGGTCGATGCGGGCTGGCCGGTGGGGACGGTCGCAGCACCGTTGCGCGAGACGCGCGCGTACAGGGACTCGGCAGTCGTGAAGGTCGTGCGGCGCCCGGACGGCGCCGCACTTTATTTTTCCAGGTCCGCGGTTCCGCATGTCCGAGGGCGCGAGCCGACCGACGACGAGCTTGCCTCGGCGCGCTTTCTTCGCCACATCGGGTTGTACGCATACTCGCCTGATGCACTGCGCCGCTGGGTCGACCTGGAGCCGAGTGGGCTGGAGGAGCTGGAGCGACTGGAGCAGCTTCGTCCGCTGGAAGCGGGCATTGCGATCGGAGTTGCCGTCGTCGATGGAGCGGAGGGCGGCGTGGACACGCCGGAAGACGCGCGGGTTGCTGAAGAGCGCCTGCTCAGGATGGAACCGGAAACACCAACCGTGCGCTGA
- the ispF gene encoding 2-C-methyl-D-erythritol 2,4-cyclodiphosphate synthase, giving the protein MRVGIGYDSHRYAAGRALVLGGVRIEWEQGLDGHSDADAVAHAVTDALLGAAALGDIGTHFPPSDERWKDADSIGLLAAARDLLEEVNYQVVNVDVTVICDGPRIGPHAMGMRERLAGALGISPAHVSVKGKTNEGMGWIGRNEGIAAMAVALIDTVPEIPPFAA; this is encoded by the coding sequence ATGCGCGTCGGCATCGGCTACGATTCCCACCGCTACGCCGCCGGGCGCGCTCTCGTGCTCGGCGGTGTTCGCATCGAATGGGAACAGGGGCTGGACGGTCACTCGGACGCGGATGCGGTCGCGCACGCCGTGACCGACGCGCTGCTCGGTGCAGCGGCGCTGGGCGACATCGGCACCCACTTCCCGCCGAGCGACGAGCGCTGGAAGGATGCCGACTCCATCGGGCTGCTCGCCGCCGCACGCGATCTGCTCGAGGAAGTCAACTACCAGGTCGTCAACGTGGACGTCACCGTGATCTGCGACGGCCCGCGCATCGGTCCACATGCCATGGGGATGCGCGAGCGCCTCGCGGGTGCGCTCGGGATCTCGCCCGCTCACGTCTCGGTGAAGGGCAAGACGAACGAGGGCATGGGCTGGATCGGCCGCAACGAAGGCATCGCTGCCATGGCCGTTGCGCTGATCGACACGGTCCCCGAGATCCCGCCCTTCGCGGCCTGA
- the fabG gene encoding 3-oxoacyl-[acyl-carrier-protein] reductase, producing the protein MSARELEGNVALVTGATRGIGRTIAEHLARAGARVAVVGRTAERAEEAADSLAGVGHRGYACNVADPAAAAALVKQVEEDLGGLDILVNNAGITEDNLLMRLSDEAWDRVLETNLKGPFNLIRAAARGMMRRRSGRIINITSVVGLMGNPGQANYAASKAGLIGLTKTVARELASRGILCNAVAPGFIESDMTAALPEATRASLQEQIALGRLGTGDDVASVVRFLAGPGAGYITGQTIVVDGGMVI; encoded by the coding sequence ATGAGCGCACGCGAGCTGGAGGGGAACGTCGCGCTCGTCACGGGCGCCACGCGCGGCATCGGCCGCACGATCGCCGAGCATCTGGCCAGGGCAGGCGCCCGCGTCGCGGTCGTCGGCCGCACGGCGGAGCGCGCGGAGGAGGCCGCGGACTCGCTTGCCGGCGTGGGCCATCGCGGTTATGCCTGCAACGTCGCTGATCCGGCGGCGGCGGCCGCACTCGTGAAGCAGGTCGAGGAGGACCTTGGCGGCCTCGACATCCTCGTGAACAATGCGGGCATCACGGAGGACAACCTGCTCATGCGCCTCAGCGACGAGGCCTGGGACCGTGTGCTCGAGACCAATCTGAAGGGCCCGTTCAATCTGATCCGCGCCGCCGCGCGCGGCATGATGCGCCGCAGGAGCGGGCGTATCATCAACATCACGAGCGTGGTCGGATTGATGGGCAATCCGGGGCAGGCCAACTATGCGGCCTCCAAGGCCGGCCTGATCGGGCTGACGAAGACGGTGGCGCGGGAGCTGGCCTCGCGGGGCATTCTGTGCAACGCGGTGGCGCCCGGATTCATCGAGTCGGACATGACGGCGGCGCTGCCCGAGGCGACGCGCGCGTCATTGCAGGAGCAGATTGCGCTCGGGCGCCTCGGCACCGGTGACGACGTGGCGAGCGTCGTGCGCTTTCTTGCCGGACCGGGGGCGGGCTACATTACCGGCCAGACCATCGTCGTCGATGGCGGCATGGTGATTTAA
- the fabF gene encoding beta-ketoacyl-ACP synthase II: protein MAANGRRRVVVTGIGLVTPLGNDVRTTWDALLAGRSGAGPITHFEATEDYDCRFACEVKGFQPDQYMDRKEARRTDRFTQLALAAAQQAMERAGLDGPDANFERDRTGVLIGSGIGGIATFEDQARVMVEKGPKRISPFFIPMFIPDIAAGHVSMRWGLRGPNYCTVSACASSAHAIGEAVRLLQNDEADIMVAGGTEATVTPMTIAGFGNMKALSTRNESPETASRPFDATRDGFVLGEGSGVLVLETLEHAQQRGAEILGEIVGYGQSADAYHLTAPAPEGAGAQIAIRNALRDAGLGTNDVDYVNAHGTSTPANDMNETAAVKAVFGEAAYRLVMGSTKSMTGHLLGAAGAVETVICTLVCREDIIPPTINFSTPDPACDLNYAHNTRVEREVNVAISNSFGFGGHNVCLALRKYREA, encoded by the coding sequence ATGGCAGCGAATGGACGCCGCCGGGTGGTGGTGACGGGCATCGGCCTCGTCACCCCGCTCGGCAACGACGTCAGGACCACCTGGGACGCGCTCCTGGCCGGACGCAGCGGTGCCGGGCCCATCACGCATTTCGAGGCGACAGAGGATTACGACTGCCGCTTCGCGTGCGAGGTGAAGGGTTTCCAGCCGGACCAGTACATGGACCGGAAGGAGGCGCGGCGCACGGATCGTTTCACGCAGCTTGCGCTGGCCGCCGCACAGCAGGCAATGGAGCGGGCGGGCCTGGACGGCCCGGATGCGAACTTCGAACGGGACCGCACCGGTGTTCTGATCGGCAGCGGCATCGGCGGCATCGCCACGTTCGAGGACCAGGCACGTGTGATGGTGGAGAAGGGGCCGAAACGCATCAGCCCGTTCTTCATCCCCATGTTCATCCCCGACATCGCGGCGGGTCACGTATCGATGCGCTGGGGGCTGCGCGGGCCGAACTACTGCACCGTCAGCGCGTGCGCATCGAGTGCGCACGCCATCGGTGAGGCAGTGCGACTCCTGCAGAACGACGAGGCCGACATCATGGTGGCCGGCGGTACGGAAGCGACCGTCACCCCCATGACGATCGCCGGCTTCGGCAACATGAAGGCGCTCTCGACGCGCAACGAGTCTCCGGAAACCGCCAGCCGGCCGTTCGACGCGACGCGCGACGGGTTCGTGCTGGGCGAGGGCTCCGGTGTCCTGGTGCTGGAGACGCTGGAGCACGCGCAGCAACGGGGCGCGGAGATCCTCGGCGAGATCGTGGGCTACGGCCAGAGCGCGGACGCGTATCACCTGACGGCCCCCGCACCCGAAGGGGCGGGCGCCCAGATTGCGATCCGCAATGCGCTCCGCGACGCGGGACTGGGTACCAACGACGTCGACTACGTGAACGCACACGGCACGTCGACGCCCGCCAACGACATGAACGAGACGGCCGCCGTGAAGGCGGTGTTCGGCGAAGCCGCGTACCGGCTGGTCATGGGCTCGACCAAGTCGATGACCGGCCACCTGCTCGGTGCGGCAGGTGCAGTCGAGACGGTCATCTGCACACTGGTCTGCCGCGAGGACATCATCCCGCCGACCATCAACTTCTCGACGCCGGATCCGGCGTGCGACCTGAACTACGCGCACAACACGCGCGTGGAGCGCGAGGTCAACGTCGCGATCTCCAACTCGTTCGGCTTTGGCGGACACAACGTCTGCCTGGCGCTGCGCAAGTACCGGGAGGCGTAA
- a CDS encoding aminodeoxychorismate/anthranilate synthase component II, whose amino-acid sequence MLLVIDNYDSFTFNLVQYLGELGVEPVVRRNDALSVDEIEALAPERIVISPGPCTPAEAGVSVDVVRRLGSSTPILGVCLGHQAIGAAYGAEVVRNRRTMHGKVSAIRHSGTGIFEGLPSPLRVTRYHSLGIAPHTVPADLEVIAVTDEDGWEDEIQAVRHRRHPVWGVQFHPESIASESGHALLRNFLTLS is encoded by the coding sequence ATGCTGCTGGTCATAGACAACTACGACTCCTTCACCTTCAACCTGGTCCAGTACCTGGGCGAGCTGGGGGTCGAGCCGGTGGTCCGGCGCAATGATGCGCTGAGCGTGGACGAGATCGAGGCACTCGCGCCGGAACGGATCGTGATCTCGCCCGGCCCCTGCACCCCGGCCGAGGCGGGCGTCAGCGTGGACGTGGTCCGGAGGCTCGGCAGCAGCACCCCGATCCTGGGGGTCTGCCTGGGGCACCAGGCGATCGGTGCCGCTTACGGTGCGGAAGTTGTAAGGAACCGTCGAACCATGCACGGAAAGGTGTCGGCAATCCGGCATTCCGGTACGGGCATCTTCGAGGGACTTCCGTCACCACTGCGGGTGACGCGCTACCATTCCCTGGGTATCGCGCCGCACACTGTGCCGGCGGACCTGGAGGTCATTGCGGTCACGGATGAGGATGGATGGGAAGACGAGATCCAGGCGGTGAGGCACCGCAGGCATCCGGTGTGGGGCGTGCAGTTCCACCCGGAATCGATCGCGAGCGAGTCGGGGCACGCGCTGCTGCGAAACTTTCTGACGCTTTCCTGA
- the kdsA gene encoding 3-deoxy-8-phosphooctulonate synthase, which yields MSADVRTLFTPGGGFFLIAGPCVLEDDTLNLRVAEALVRTGESLGLPIIFKASFDKANRSKAGAARGPGLEEGLRRLERVREATGLPLLTDVHEATQAYAAGDVCDVLQIPAFLSRQTDLVVAAAETGRAVNIKKGQWMAPEEMAGAVSKAREAGAGAIAVTERGTFFGYGDLTVDMRSFARMRAATGVPAIFDGTHSVQRPGRADGASGGDREFIPSLVRAAVAAGCDALFLETHPEPASAPSDGSNMLPLDQLETLLRQVLAVREALADTAAVGAVHG from the coding sequence ATGAGCGCGGACGTCCGCACGCTGTTCACGCCGGGCGGCGGCTTCTTCCTGATCGCCGGCCCGTGTGTGCTGGAGGACGACACGCTCAACCTGCGCGTGGCGGAGGCGCTCGTGCGTACGGGCGAGTCGCTTGGCCTGCCGATCATCTTCAAGGCTTCGTTCGACAAGGCGAACCGCAGCAAGGCGGGCGCAGCCCGCGGCCCCGGTCTCGAGGAAGGACTGCGCCGGCTCGAGCGCGTGCGTGAGGCCACGGGCCTGCCGCTGCTCACCGACGTGCACGAAGCCACGCAGGCGTATGCAGCGGGCGACGTATGTGACGTGCTGCAGATCCCGGCGTTCCTCAGTCGGCAGACGGACCTGGTCGTCGCGGCTGCCGAGACCGGTCGCGCGGTGAACATCAAGAAGGGGCAGTGGATGGCGCCCGAGGAGATGGCCGGCGCCGTGTCCAAGGCGCGCGAGGCGGGTGCTGGCGCAATCGCCGTAACCGAGCGCGGCACCTTCTTCGGCTACGGCGATCTCACCGTGGACATGCGCAGCTTCGCACGCATGCGGGCGGCGACGGGCGTGCCGGCGATCTTCGACGGCACCCACTCCGTGCAGCGTCCCGGCCGCGCGGACGGCGCAAGCGGCGGCGACCGCGAGTTCATCCCGTCGCTCGTACGGGCCGCGGTGGCGGCCGGCTGCGATGCGCTGTTCCTGGAGACCCATCCGGAGCCCGCGAGCGCGCCCTCCGACGGCAGCAACATGCTGCCACTCGACCAGCTCGAGACGCTGCTGCGCCAGGTGCTCGCGGTCCGCGAGGCGCTGGCCGACACAGCAGCCGTGGGAGCCGTGCATGGCTGA
- a CDS encoding acyl carrier protein, with product MADTEAKVKEIIINELGVEPEKVTLDASFVEDLGADSLDTVELVMAFEEEFGIEIPDEDAEKLQKVGDAVKYLQEKGVE from the coding sequence ATGGCGGATACCGAAGCGAAGGTGAAGGAGATCATCATCAACGAGCTGGGCGTGGAGCCGGAGAAGGTCACGCTCGATGCGTCGTTCGTAGAGGATCTCGGCGCCGACTCGCTGGATACCGTTGAGCTCGTGATGGCGTTCGAAGAGGAGTTCGGGATCGAGATTCCGGACGAGGACGCCGAAAAGCTGCAGAAGGTCGGCGACGCCGTGAAGTACCTGCAGGAGAAGGGCGTCGAGTAG
- a CDS encoding DedA family protein: MAIGAGAAIENIVPPIPADTFVLLGAFLAAAGHADLWLVFACTLVPNVASATFTYWLARRHGTRFFGGRVGRWLLNERQLEHVGTFYRRWGTPAIFVSRFLPALRAVVPIFAGVTDVSAPRLIIPLVLASALWYGALVYIGGVVGRNWEQIMAIMDQASGWLLAVALVFMAAIAWWWIRTRRHEPR; encoded by the coding sequence GTGGCGATCGGAGCGGGCGCGGCGATCGAGAACATCGTACCGCCGATCCCGGCCGACACGTTCGTCCTGCTGGGCGCCTTCCTGGCCGCCGCGGGGCATGCCGACCTGTGGCTGGTGTTCGCGTGCACGCTCGTCCCCAACGTCGCGTCGGCCACGTTCACCTACTGGCTGGCCCGCCGCCACGGCACGCGCTTTTTCGGCGGACGCGTCGGTCGCTGGCTGCTGAACGAGCGGCAGCTCGAGCACGTCGGGACGTTCTACCGGCGATGGGGCACCCCCGCGATCTTCGTCAGCAGGTTCCTGCCCGCGCTGCGGGCGGTCGTGCCGATCTTCGCGGGTGTGACCGACGTGTCCGCCCCGCGGCTGATCATCCCGCTGGTGCTGGCCTCCGCGCTCTGGTACGGTGCGCTCGTCTACATCGGTGGCGTGGTCGGCCGCAACTGGGAGCAGATCATGGCGATCATGGACCAGGCGAGTGGCTGGCTGCTGGCGGTCGCCCTCGTGTTCATGGCCGCGATCGCCTGGTGGTGGATCAGGACACGGCGCCACGAGCCGCGATGA
- the mqnE gene encoding aminofutalosine synthase MqnE, whose protein sequence is MTPALAAELHIAPSDPSLAPIAEKVLEGVRLTREDGVALFESRDLLAIGAMADWVNRRKNGDRVFLCANQHLNPTNVCILRATCTFCSFARRPKEDGAYTMELEEAFHEASLARDTPVREFHIVGGLHPKLRVSYYEELIRGLKERHPGVEIKALTAVEIAHLARIEKTTVEDVLQRLVDAGLDTLPGGGAEVFAKGVRATIAERKLAAEEWIDVHRRAHRMGVRSNATMLYGHVETYEDRVDHLAMLRELQDETGGFLAYIPLAYHPDNNELGEQLGRTGTATTGFDDLKNLAIGRLFLDNFRHIKTHWIMNTAKVSQIALHFGVDDLEGTVRRERIYHDAGAHTPEGMTFAEIVRLIRDAGRRPVERNVQYEEVREW, encoded by the coding sequence ATGACACCGGCACTCGCTGCCGAGCTGCACATAGCCCCGTCGGACCCGTCGCTGGCCCCGATCGCCGAAAAGGTGCTCGAGGGGGTGCGGCTGACCAGGGAAGACGGCGTGGCACTCTTCGAATCGCGCGACCTGCTCGCCATCGGCGCAATGGCGGACTGGGTGAACCGCCGCAAGAACGGCGATCGCGTCTTCCTGTGCGCGAACCAGCACCTGAATCCGACCAACGTCTGCATCCTGCGCGCGACGTGCACCTTCTGCTCCTTTGCGCGCCGCCCGAAGGAAGATGGCGCGTACACGATGGAGCTGGAGGAGGCCTTCCACGAGGCGTCGCTCGCGCGTGACACACCGGTGCGCGAGTTCCACATCGTCGGTGGGCTGCACCCGAAGCTGCGGGTCTCGTACTACGAGGAGCTGATTCGCGGGTTGAAGGAGCGTCATCCGGGTGTCGAGATCAAGGCGCTCACGGCTGTCGAGATCGCGCACCTCGCACGCATCGAGAAGACCACGGTCGAGGACGTGCTGCAGCGGCTGGTCGACGCCGGACTCGACACGCTGCCGGGCGGCGGTGCCGAAGTGTTCGCCAAGGGCGTGCGTGCGACGATCGCCGAGCGCAAGCTCGCGGCGGAGGAGTGGATCGACGTGCACCGTCGTGCGCATCGCATGGGCGTGCGCAGCAACGCGACCATGCTCTACGGTCACGTCGAGACGTACGAGGACCGTGTCGACCACCTGGCCATGCTGCGCGAGCTGCAGGACGAGACGGGCGGGTTCCTGGCGTACATCCCGCTGGCGTACCACCCGGACAACAATGAGCTGGGCGAGCAGCTCGGCCGCACCGGCACGGCGACGACCGGTTTCGACGACCTGAAGAACCTCGCAATCGGGCGGCTGTTCCTGGACAACTTCCGCCACATCAAGACGCACTGGATCATGAACACGGCGAAGGTCAGCCAGATCGCGCTGCACTTCGGGGTCGACGATCTCGAGGGCACGGTGCGGCGCGAGCGGATCTATCATGACGCCGGTGCACACACCCCTGAGGGCATGACGTTCGCCGAGATCGTGCGGCTGATCCGCGATGCGGGCAGGCGGCCGGTCGAGCGCAACGTGCAGTACGAGGAGGTGCGGGAATGGTGA
- the purE gene encoding 5-(carboxyamino)imidazole ribonucleotide mutase, with product MAKVLIMMGSQSDRERMDKAVPILEEAGVQTEVVVSSAHRDPEQTAAIASTAQDKGFSVVICGAGLSAALPGVVAAHTKLPVIGVPLNAALGGLDALLSVAQMPPGVPVACVGIDNAKNAAHLALRILRLAGQLD from the coding sequence ATGGCAAAGGTTCTGATCATGATGGGCTCGCAGTCCGACCGCGAGCGGATGGACAAGGCGGTGCCGATCCTCGAGGAGGCCGGTGTCCAGACGGAGGTCGTCGTTTCCAGCGCGCATCGCGACCCGGAGCAGACGGCGGCGATCGCGAGCACCGCCCAGGACAAGGGCTTCAGCGTCGTCATCTGCGGGGCAGGGCTTTCGGCCGCGCTGCCGGGCGTGGTTGCCGCGCACACGAAGCTGCCGGTCATCGGGGTGCCGCTGAACGCCGCGCTGGGCGGGCTGGACGCGCTGCTGTCGGTTGCGCAGATGCCCCCCGGCGTGCCCGTCGCGTGCGTCGGTATCGACAACGCCAAGAATGCGGCCCACCTCGCGCTGCGCATTCTGAGACTCGCAGGGCAGCTCGACTGA